Proteins encoded in a region of the Luteolibacter flavescens genome:
- the mutL gene encoding DNA mismatch repair endonuclease MutL: MPRIRILPEILASQVAAGEVVERPASAVKELVENSLDAGAGEILVEIRRGGAALLRVIDNGSGMSRDDALMSLERHATSKLADSAGLASICTLGFRGEAVPSIASVSRFRLTTREPQAVAGTEISVEGGVMRDVREAGCAPGTTVEVKDLFYNVPARRKFLRAETTESAHVEHQLRMHALAASGVRFRFRKDEREVFDLPAGMSRLDRVRWMTGTELGRELISLPLTHGNGVSVEGFVLPAAHARKGRRHQCVFLNGRPVEDSAISRGLAEGFRGALGDGLHPAAWMWIEIEPSMVDVNVHPAKREIRLHRPHELREVIAESVREGLAKAEAARRPVYKQPIAPGPSVPANVVEDRPVLRSPVAEVRPVFPAKSAPREWPASLPVQRTFETIAPAVPSPVATPQPALAVPELEEKAPPFRYVGTLRDRFALLESEDGLVLLDPRAARERILYERWLHDADGRGVESQTLLVPVLLEPGPRECELAIRHRDEFAKAGIDIEDFGSGTLRIGSLPDFLKLADARAFLSGLLDELAGGQLPGSRVAFDHLAKLLSRRAALAEAPRPQEAMRLLEALFRCELPYCAPDGRPTLSEFSMRELERRFAGGKSGGF, translated from the coding sequence GTGCCGCGCATCCGCATCCTGCCCGAGATCCTCGCCAGCCAAGTGGCGGCGGGGGAGGTGGTCGAGCGGCCGGCCAGCGCCGTGAAGGAGCTGGTGGAAAACAGCCTCGACGCCGGGGCGGGGGAGATCCTGGTGGAAATCCGCCGTGGCGGTGCCGCGCTGCTGCGCGTGATCGACAATGGCTCGGGGATGTCCCGCGACGATGCCCTGATGAGCCTGGAGCGACATGCCACCAGCAAGCTCGCCGACTCCGCCGGTCTGGCCTCCATCTGCACGCTCGGCTTTCGCGGCGAGGCCGTGCCGAGCATCGCCAGCGTCTCCCGCTTCCGCCTGACCACCCGCGAACCGCAGGCAGTGGCGGGCACCGAGATTTCCGTCGAGGGCGGCGTCATGCGCGATGTCCGCGAGGCCGGTTGCGCACCGGGCACGACGGTCGAGGTGAAGGATCTTTTCTACAATGTGCCGGCCCGCCGGAAATTCCTCCGGGCGGAGACCACCGAGTCCGCCCACGTGGAGCACCAGCTGCGGATGCATGCGCTCGCCGCTTCCGGGGTGCGATTCCGCTTCCGCAAGGACGAGCGGGAGGTCTTTGACCTGCCGGCGGGGATGTCCCGGCTGGACCGCGTGCGCTGGATGACCGGCACGGAGCTGGGCCGGGAACTCATCTCCCTGCCGCTCACCCACGGGAACGGCGTCTCGGTGGAGGGTTTCGTCCTCCCCGCCGCCCACGCGCGGAAGGGGCGGCGTCACCAGTGTGTCTTCCTGAATGGCAGGCCGGTGGAAGACAGCGCGATTTCCCGTGGTCTGGCCGAGGGATTCCGCGGTGCGCTGGGCGACGGGCTGCACCCGGCGGCGTGGATGTGGATCGAGATCGAGCCGTCGATGGTCGATGTGAATGTCCACCCGGCGAAGCGGGAGATCCGCCTGCATCGCCCCCACGAGCTTCGCGAGGTGATCGCGGAGTCGGTGCGCGAGGGCCTTGCCAAGGCGGAGGCGGCACGACGCCCGGTTTACAAGCAGCCCATCGCCCCCGGTCCATCGGTTCCGGCGAATGTGGTGGAGGATCGCCCGGTCCTGCGAAGTCCGGTCGCCGAGGTACGGCCTGTTTTCCCAGCCAAGAGCGCCCCGCGCGAGTGGCCGGCTTCCCTGCCGGTCCAGCGGACTTTCGAGACCATCGCTCCCGCGGTCCCGTCCCCGGTGGCTACGCCCCAACCGGCGCTTGCCGTCCCGGAGCTGGAGGAAAAAGCCCCGCCTTTCCGCTACGTCGGCACCCTCCGGGATCGCTTCGCCCTGCTGGAGTCCGAGGATGGCCTGGTGCTGCTGGATCCCCGGGCGGCGCGGGAGCGCATCCTTTACGAGCGCTGGCTGCACGATGCCGATGGCCGCGGCGTGGAGAGCCAGACGCTGCTGGTGCCGGTACTGCTGGAGCCGGGACCGCGGGAGTGCGAGCTGGCGATCCGCCACCGGGACGAATTTGCCAAGGCGGGGATCGATATCGAGGACTTCGGCTCCGGCACGCTGCGGATCGGCTCGCTACCGGATTTCCTCAAGCTCGCTGATGCCCGGGCTTTCCTCTCCGGGCTCCTCGACGAACTCGCCGGAGGGCAGTTGCCCGGCAGCCGGGTCGCCTTCGATCACTTGGCGAAGCTGCTTTCCCGTCGGGCGGCCTTGGCCGAGGCCCCGCGACCGCAAGAGGCGATGCGGCTGCTTGAGGCGCTCTTCCGCTGCGAGCTGCCTTATTGCGCTCCGGATGGCCGGCCAACCCTCAGTGAATTCTCCATGAGGGAGTTGGAGCGACGCTTCGCAGGCGGGAAGTCGGGTGGTTTTTGA
- a CDS encoding HesB/IscA family protein gives MITVTEKAAGELRALLERKGATPDSGLRLAVRKGGCAGWQYVMEIAAPEPGDTIVEAHGARMIVAEDSTGKLQGCQIDYCDDLNDAGFRIENPNAARSCGCGTSFETAHEPTPEPEECR, from the coding sequence ATGATCACGGTGACCGAAAAGGCGGCTGGCGAGCTGCGGGCATTGCTGGAACGCAAGGGCGCGACTCCGGATAGCGGGCTGCGCCTCGCCGTCCGCAAGGGCGGCTGCGCGGGCTGGCAGTATGTCATGGAAATCGCCGCCCCGGAGCCGGGCGACACCATCGTGGAAGCCCACGGCGCCCGGATGATCGTGGCCGAGGACAGCACGGGCAAGCTGCAGGGCTGCCAGATCGACTACTGCGACGACCTGAACGACGCCGGCTTCCGCATCGAAAATCCGAATGCCGCCCGCTCCTGCGGCTGCGGCACTTCCTTCGAAACCGCCCACGAGCCGACGCCCGAGCCTGAGGAGTGCCGCTGA
- the pstB gene encoding phosphate ABC transporter ATP-binding protein PstB translates to MVTGTPAISVDNLRFNYGAKQVLHDISLDIQSREITAFIGPSGCGKSTLLRCFNRINDRIPGAKVTGGEIRIAGIDISRPDLDLQVLRRRVGMVFQKWNPFPKSIYDNIAYGLRIHGEKNQKIIDERVEYCLRRVALWDDVKDRLKSSAFGLSGGQQQRLCIARTIATKPDIILMDEPCSALDPLSTLKVEELLLELKQEYTIVIVTHNLAQASRCSDKTAFFYLGKLIEHGTTAKMFSTPSVKQTEQYVSGAFG, encoded by the coding sequence ATGGTAACCGGCACCCCAGCCATCTCGGTCGATAACCTGCGCTTCAACTACGGGGCGAAGCAGGTGCTCCACGACATCAGCCTCGACATCCAGTCGCGCGAGATCACCGCATTCATCGGGCCGTCCGGCTGCGGGAAATCGACGCTGCTGCGCTGCTTCAACCGCATCAACGACCGCATCCCCGGAGCGAAGGTCACCGGCGGCGAGATCCGGATCGCAGGCATCGACATCTCGCGCCCGGACCTCGACCTGCAGGTGCTGCGCCGCCGTGTCGGCATGGTCTTCCAGAAGTGGAATCCCTTTCCGAAGTCGATCTACGACAACATCGCCTACGGCCTCCGCATCCACGGCGAGAAGAACCAGAAGATCATCGACGAGCGCGTCGAATACTGCCTGCGCCGCGTCGCGCTGTGGGACGATGTGAAGGACCGCCTGAAGTCCAGCGCCTTCGGCCTCTCCGGCGGCCAGCAGCAGCGCCTCTGCATCGCGCGCACCATCGCGACCAAGCCGGACATCATCCTGATGGACGAGCCGTGCTCAGCGCTCGACCCGCTCTCCACACTGAAGGTCGAGGAACTCCTGCTCGAGTTGAAGCAGGAATACACCATCGTCATCGTCACCCACAACCTGGCCCAGGCCAGCCGGTGCTCTGACAAGACCGCCTTCTTCTACCTCGGCAAGCTCATCGAACACGGCACCACCGCGAAGATGTTCTCCACCCCGAGCGTGAAGCAGACCGAGCAGTATGTCTCGGGGGCTTTCGGTTGA
- a CDS encoding PstA family ABC transporter permease, giving the protein MDNPEQLIRKGVDRNALKEGVVKSILGGLTWGVVLVALLIFGRICMDGAPVLLKPEFPFIDTAFLTERTQTLHVFDDAAGTRHSLPADEYHAWTEKNGSEAVFNETSYSYSGGGIAGPIVGTALLTLLSTVLALFFGVAAAIYLSEYAKQGKFIQWVRLAILNLAGVPSIVFGLFGFAVFVLAAPVFTEVPSDRSLLAIPLGFTYFSFQGWNSSLIAGSATLACMILPVIITASEESLKAVPQGFREASLALGATRWHTIRKCVLPFALPGILTSSVLSLARAAGETAPIMFTAAVAAKDTFPWEGGGPFGVFQSQVQALPYHIYTLAARIPTSDYTQRAQYGSVFVFLLMIFMFSTISIVLRNRVRSKLKW; this is encoded by the coding sequence ATGGACAATCCCGAACAACTCATCCGCAAGGGCGTCGATCGCAACGCTCTGAAAGAAGGCGTGGTCAAATCCATCCTCGGGGGACTCACCTGGGGCGTGGTGCTGGTGGCGCTGCTCATCTTCGGCCGCATCTGCATGGATGGCGCTCCCGTGCTGCTCAAGCCGGAGTTTCCCTTCATCGATACCGCCTTCCTCACGGAGCGGACGCAGACCTTGCACGTCTTTGACGATGCTGCCGGGACCCGTCACAGCCTGCCTGCCGACGAGTATCACGCATGGACGGAGAAGAACGGCTCCGAGGCGGTCTTCAACGAAACCTCCTACTCTTACTCGGGCGGCGGCATCGCCGGTCCCATCGTGGGCACCGCCTTGCTGACGCTGCTGAGCACGGTCCTCGCGCTGTTCTTCGGCGTGGCGGCGGCGATCTATCTCAGCGAGTACGCGAAGCAGGGGAAATTCATCCAGTGGGTGCGCCTCGCCATCCTGAATCTCGCGGGCGTTCCCTCGATCGTCTTCGGCCTCTTCGGTTTCGCCGTCTTCGTGCTCGCGGCACCGGTCTTCACGGAGGTGCCATCGGACCGCTCGCTGCTGGCGATCCCGCTCGGCTTCACCTACTTCAGTTTCCAGGGGTGGAATTCCTCGCTCATCGCGGGCTCCGCCACGCTCGCCTGCATGATCCTGCCGGTGATCATCACCGCATCGGAGGAGTCGCTGAAGGCCGTGCCGCAGGGCTTCCGCGAGGCCTCGCTGGCCCTCGGCGCGACCCGCTGGCACACCATCCGCAAGTGCGTGCTGCCCTTCGCGCTGCCGGGCATCCTGACCTCGTCCGTGCTCTCGCTGGCACGTGCGGCGGGTGAAACGGCGCCGATCATGTTCACCGCGGCGGTGGCCGCAAAGGATACCTTCCCGTGGGAAGGCGGCGGACCCTTCGGCGTCTTCCAGAGCCAGGTGCAGGCGCTGCCCTACCACATCTACACGCTGGCCGCGCGTATCCCCACCTCGGACTACACGCAGCGCGCCCAGTATGGGTCGGTCTTCGTGTTCCTGCTGATGATTTTCATGTTCTCGACGATCTCCATCGTCCTCCGCAACCGCGTCCGCTCGAAGCTCAAATGGTAA
- the pstC gene encoding phosphate ABC transporter permease subunit PstC: MPETPSQVPAGHPFRRKGRGTDGLIKFFFASNAGLTIVILVLIIVFLVREGAGFFPDYRKELDLYRKSGLELIDIPRKDLTAHEQMSSLLNRAYYAQVNAACRTEMLRSQEASAVMSYLGEAVAPAQSALQRVTENAGDAGVPPELQQSLTAKYKALVADGLAGKFGDGVPPTPHLAPEERAQLLAAFEARDPLSSDDPPLIAALQEQLSAKQAAAGEPLASFREAIDAFADASVNLDTLVMETGDTVKATKAAATLHEIEVTKRDTLLEASAKAKSSELRQQLETEARESVTTEAVDFATSLQPVLDRLPEFTAANAELATAINDVQPKLPAKLEDGKADRYLSTFRKAAGEYTNEISDTTAAMQAWKYDVPVGLGATIWGFITGRDWITGGEWQDFYGIMPLFTGSAIIAVIALTLAIPLGVGAAIYTNQLAGRRQQNFIKPVIEFLQAIPSVVLGFLGIAVLGTILQETSMKDAFSWVPGFPIQQRLNMFTAGCLLGLMAIPTIFSLSEDALNNVPSAFAEASDALGASKLQTVFRVICPAAISGILAAVLLGLGRVIGETMVVLLVAGNRIEIPDFTEGLGVFFQPAHTLTGIIAQELGEVPFGSVHYRALFVVGMVLFIMVLGINWTAQRMLHKFRIGHD; encoded by the coding sequence ATGCCTGAGACCCCTTCCCAAGTTCCTGCCGGTCATCCTTTCCGACGAAAGGGCCGTGGCACGGACGGCTTGATCAAGTTCTTCTTCGCCAGCAATGCCGGCCTGACGATCGTCATCCTGGTCCTCATCATCGTCTTCCTGGTCAGGGAAGGCGCGGGCTTCTTCCCCGACTATCGGAAGGAGCTGGATCTCTACCGGAAGTCCGGTCTGGAGCTGATCGACATCCCGCGCAAGGACCTGACCGCTCACGAGCAGATGAGCTCGCTGCTCAACCGCGCCTACTATGCGCAGGTAAATGCCGCGTGCCGCACGGAGATGCTCCGCTCGCAGGAGGCCTCCGCGGTCATGAGCTATCTCGGTGAAGCCGTGGCACCGGCCCAGAGCGCCCTCCAGCGGGTGACGGAGAATGCCGGCGACGCGGGCGTTCCCCCGGAACTCCAGCAGTCGCTCACCGCGAAATACAAGGCCCTCGTCGCCGACGGCCTCGCCGGGAAATTCGGCGACGGCGTGCCGCCAACCCCTCATCTGGCTCCCGAGGAGCGTGCGCAATTGCTCGCTGCCTTCGAGGCCCGTGACCCTCTTTCCTCGGACGATCCTCCGCTGATCGCCGCCCTGCAGGAACAACTTTCCGCCAAGCAGGCCGCCGCGGGCGAGCCGCTGGCATCCTTCCGCGAGGCCATCGATGCCTTCGCCGATGCTTCCGTGAATCTCGACACGCTGGTGATGGAAACCGGCGACACCGTGAAAGCGACCAAGGCCGCAGCCACGCTTCACGAGATCGAGGTGACAAAGCGCGATACCCTGCTGGAAGCCTCCGCCAAGGCGAAGTCTTCTGAACTGCGCCAGCAACTCGAGACCGAGGCCCGCGAGTCCGTCACCACCGAGGCGGTGGACTTTGCGACCTCGCTCCAGCCCGTCCTCGACCGTCTGCCGGAATTCACCGCGGCGAATGCCGAGCTGGCGACCGCCATCAACGACGTCCAGCCGAAGCTGCCCGCCAAGCTGGAGGACGGAAAGGCGGACCGCTATCTCTCCACCTTCCGCAAGGCGGCAGGGGAGTACACGAATGAAATCTCCGACACCACGGCCGCGATGCAGGCGTGGAAATACGACGTGCCGGTCGGTCTCGGCGCGACCATCTGGGGCTTCATCACCGGTCGTGACTGGATCACCGGCGGCGAGTGGCAGGACTTCTACGGCATCATGCCGCTCTTCACCGGCTCCGCGATCATCGCGGTGATCGCCCTCACGCTGGCCATCCCGCTCGGCGTGGGTGCCGCCATCTACACGAACCAGCTCGCCGGTCGCAGGCAGCAGAATTTCATCAAGCCGGTCATCGAGTTCCTCCAGGCGATCCCGTCGGTGGTTCTCGGTTTCCTCGGTATCGCGGTGCTCGGCACCATCCTGCAGGAGACCTCGATGAAGGACGCCTTCTCATGGGTGCCCGGCTTCCCGATCCAGCAGCGCCTGAACATGTTCACCGCGGGCTGCCTGCTCGGGCTGATGGCCATTCCCACGATCTTCTCGCTCTCGGAAGACGCGCTGAACAATGTCCCGTCAGCCTTCGCCGAGGCGTCCGACGCGCTCGGAGCCTCGAAGCTCCAGACCGTCTTCCGCGTCATCTGCCCGGCGGCCATCTCCGGCATCCTCGCCGCGGTGCTGCTCGGCTTGGGCCGCGTGATCGGGGAGACGATGGTGGTGCTGCTGGTCGCGGGCAACCGCATCGAGATCCCGGACTTCACGGAAGGCCTCGGCGTCTTCTTCCAGCCCGCCCACACGCTCACCGGCATCATCGCGCAGGAGCTGGGTGAGGTGCCCTTTGGCAGCGTCCACTATCGCGCGCTCTTCGTCGTCGGCATGGTGCTCTTCATCATGGTGCTCGGCATCAACTGGACCGCGCAGCGCATGCTCCACAAATTCCGCATCGGCCACGACTGA
- a CDS encoding phosphate ABC transporter substrate-binding protein: MRTIIRSAAASLFAGAMLAATAGAQTISIKGSDTLGAKLVPQLSESFSSKNKGVKFEIAAEGSSTAFPALANGTAHIGMSSRKAKPEEITAARAKGIKLKEVEACHDMIVVVVNKGNPLKTLTKDQVAKIFTGQVKDWSEVGGAPGPISIYTRNTSSGTYKDWQGLAMKGRNYASGSQKLAGNEQIAQEVAKNKNGIGYVGLAYAKSNGIHDVTIDGVQPVAANAKKYAYSRACYYYIPENADATAKAFVDFAIGAEGQKIAQRLGFVPN; the protein is encoded by the coding sequence ATGCGCACCATCATCCGATCCGCCGCCGCCAGCCTCTTCGCGGGAGCCATGCTCGCCGCCACCGCCGGCGCGCAGACCATCAGCATCAAGGGCTCCGATACCCTTGGCGCGAAGCTCGTTCCGCAGCTTTCCGAGAGCTTTTCCTCGAAGAACAAAGGCGTGAAATTCGAGATCGCCGCCGAAGGTTCTTCCACCGCCTTCCCGGCGCTGGCCAATGGCACCGCCCACATCGGCATGTCTTCCCGCAAGGCCAAGCCCGAGGAAATCACGGCCGCCCGCGCCAAGGGCATCAAGCTCAAGGAAGTGGAAGCCTGCCATGACATGATCGTCGTCGTCGTGAACAAGGGCAACCCGCTCAAGACCCTCACCAAGGACCAGGTCGCCAAGATCTTCACCGGCCAGGTGAAGGACTGGAGCGAAGTCGGCGGCGCCCCGGGCCCGATCTCCATCTACACCCGCAATACCTCCTCCGGCACCTACAAGGACTGGCAGGGTCTTGCGATGAAGGGCCGCAACTACGCCAGCGGCTCCCAGAAGCTCGCAGGCAACGAGCAGATCGCCCAGGAAGTGGCGAAGAACAAGAACGGCATCGGCTACGTGGGCCTCGCCTACGCCAAGAGCAACGGCATCCATGACGTGACCATCGACGGCGTCCAGCCCGTCGCCGCGAACGCCAAGAAGTATGCCTACAGCCGCGCCTGCTACTACTACATCCCCGAGAATGCCGACGCCACCGCGAAGGCTTTCGTGGACTTCGCGATCGGCGCAGAAGGCCAGAAGATCGCCCAGCGCCTCGGTTTCGTCCCGAACTAA
- a CDS encoding OprO/OprP family phosphate-selective porin — MKYQTTQVTAALLCGLSSLALAGDPVVEPAPAAESGSMFADFNFCDWLSSKPGTVKIPDNPWVQSLVFEGRYHWNAAYVDGEGTNGQDFSEDYTDARRFRLGGKIGFLNYFSYKGVVNMVDDQRFNGGELDYDYIDFDESYFTFDMLKAFNFGGLDALTANFGRIKWHGGLEARTSSNALLTVERSAISNKLYQSARPTGLFVNAVKGQWNVIAGIYSTDEGTDETGADDGNVEGWGGWNDGLMYNAEVIYSATEDLRLGWEFIYNNADERFANEDSLLDYRWATTVSAEYAIGNGGVNVEGFYGDNGGAEMQSNAARRGNFWGFVATPYYWIVPAKLQAVVQYAYAGAEENQGIRMNSRYVRATNYGGGGSPNVVNGGRGDSLHTIYAGLNYLVCGDNLKFQLGAEYAHLETPNAGDGDVEALTWMFGFRSFF; from the coding sequence ATGAAATACCAAACGACCCAAGTCACCGCCGCCCTCCTGTGCGGTCTGTCCAGTCTCGCCCTCGCCGGTGATCCGGTGGTCGAGCCCGCCCCGGCCGCGGAAAGCGGCTCGATGTTCGCCGACTTCAACTTCTGTGACTGGCTCTCCAGCAAGCCGGGCACGGTGAAGATCCCGGACAATCCGTGGGTGCAGAGCCTGGTCTTCGAGGGTCGCTACCACTGGAATGCCGCCTACGTGGATGGCGAGGGCACGAATGGCCAGGACTTCAGCGAGGACTACACCGACGCCCGCCGCTTCCGCCTCGGCGGCAAGATCGGCTTCCTGAACTACTTTTCCTACAAGGGCGTGGTCAACATGGTGGACGACCAGCGCTTCAACGGCGGCGAACTCGACTACGACTACATCGATTTCGACGAGTCCTACTTCACCTTCGACATGCTGAAGGCCTTCAACTTCGGCGGACTCGACGCGCTGACCGCGAACTTCGGCCGCATCAAGTGGCACGGCGGCCTGGAAGCCCGCACGTCCTCAAACGCGCTGCTCACCGTCGAGCGCTCGGCGATCTCCAACAAGCTCTACCAGAGCGCGCGTCCAACCGGTCTCTTCGTGAATGCCGTGAAGGGCCAGTGGAACGTCATCGCCGGTATCTACAGCACCGACGAAGGCACCGATGAGACCGGCGCGGACGACGGCAACGTCGAGGGCTGGGGCGGCTGGAACGACGGCCTGATGTACAATGCCGAGGTGATCTACTCTGCCACGGAGGACCTGCGCCTCGGCTGGGAATTCATCTACAACAACGCGGACGAGCGCTTCGCCAACGAGGACTCGCTGCTGGACTACCGCTGGGCCACCACGGTCTCCGCCGAATACGCGATCGGCAATGGCGGTGTGAACGTGGAAGGCTTCTACGGCGACAACGGTGGCGCCGAGATGCAGTCGAATGCCGCCCGCCGCGGGAATTTCTGGGGCTTCGTCGCCACTCCCTACTACTGGATCGTCCCCGCCAAGCTGCAGGCCGTCGTTCAGTATGCCTATGCCGGTGCCGAGGAAAACCAGGGCATCCGCATGAACAGCCGCTACGTCCGCGCCACCAACTACGGCGGCGGTGGTAGCCCGAACGTCGTGAATGGCGGCCGCGGCGACTCGCTGCACACCATCTACGCGGGCCTCAATTACCTCGTCTGCGGCGACAACCTGAAATTCCAACTCGGTGCTGAATACGCCCACCTCGAAACGCCAAATGCAGGTGACGGCGACGTGGAAGCGCTGACCTGGATGTTCGGCTTCCGTTCTTTCTTCTGA
- the dacB gene encoding D-alanyl-D-alanine carboxypeptidase/D-alanyl-D-alanine endopeptidase, with protein MSWPRVFVNVVFLSIGAAVTWVFLNGRAPQAASPVSRPVPGSVETAPVGAIQRAFEEWSADPALGGALIGFCVLDENGEIEYASPLAWKALCPASALKTVTTAAAFDLLGQEYRFETAISAASKPSAAGVIAGNLVLVGGGDPTLSTTDLDVLAADLVKGGLKRVEGKVIADASVFRGQPVSDHWNWGDIGNAYGAGAFGVNLDHNRLELSFTPGSKLGDTAKLLPVPGSGKDTRWLNTVTTGPEGSGDQVVVYSQPYGTAITLQGTVPMGRTFTITGSLPDPPATAARLLTAALEKAGVVIGGKTFPAAAASEKLAVHRSAPLPEIIDHLHRVSDNLEAQCLFLTMGRAKKEDSSKALRGYWEGRGISFEGLRLIDGSGLARANMIRPVDLAKVNHVARRGPHGDRFRQSLSTYVGGRVSSKLGAMSGVKTDVGFITTSDGRELTFCLMANGLDPALGFWPLRDKLLLAVASAGSE; from the coding sequence ATGAGTTGGCCGCGGGTGTTCGTGAATGTCGTGTTCCTGTCTATCGGGGCTGCGGTGACGTGGGTGTTTCTGAATGGGCGGGCGCCGCAGGCCGCTTCGCCTGTGTCCAGGCCGGTCCCGGGTTCGGTTGAGACGGCACCGGTCGGTGCTATTCAACGAGCATTTGAGGAATGGTCCGCTGATCCAGCGCTGGGCGGTGCTTTGATCGGCTTCTGCGTTCTCGATGAGAACGGTGAGATCGAATACGCTTCGCCGCTCGCGTGGAAAGCCCTGTGCCCCGCTTCGGCGCTGAAGACCGTCACGACTGCCGCGGCGTTTGACCTGTTAGGTCAGGAATATCGCTTCGAGACCGCGATCTCCGCCGCGTCGAAGCCCTCGGCTGCGGGCGTGATCGCCGGGAATCTCGTGTTGGTCGGCGGAGGCGATCCCACGCTTTCGACCACGGATCTCGATGTGCTCGCGGCGGATCTCGTGAAGGGCGGGCTGAAGCGGGTGGAGGGGAAGGTGATCGCGGATGCATCGGTTTTCCGCGGACAACCGGTGAGCGATCACTGGAATTGGGGCGACATCGGGAATGCCTACGGAGCCGGTGCCTTCGGCGTGAATCTGGATCACAACCGGCTGGAGCTTTCCTTCACTCCCGGCTCCAAGCTCGGCGATACCGCCAAGCTGCTGCCCGTACCGGGGTCGGGCAAGGACACCCGCTGGCTGAACACCGTGACCACGGGTCCGGAGGGCAGCGGGGATCAGGTCGTGGTCTATTCCCAGCCCTACGGCACTGCGATCACGCTGCAGGGCACGGTCCCGATGGGGCGGACATTCACCATCACCGGCTCGCTGCCGGATCCTCCTGCGACCGCTGCGCGGCTGCTCACGGCGGCTCTTGAGAAGGCGGGCGTGGTGATCGGGGGGAAGACATTTCCAGCCGCGGCGGCCAGCGAGAAGCTGGCAGTTCACCGGTCAGCGCCCTTGCCGGAGATCATCGATCACCTGCATCGCGTGAGCGACAATCTGGAGGCCCAGTGCCTTTTCCTCACCATGGGTCGGGCGAAAAAGGAGGACTCGTCAAAGGCCCTGCGAGGCTATTGGGAAGGGAGGGGGATTTCCTTCGAAGGCCTGCGCCTCATCGACGGCAGCGGCCTCGCCCGTGCGAACATGATCCGCCCGGTCGATCTCGCGAAGGTGAATCACGTCGCGCGCCGGGGCCCGCATGGCGACCGCTTCCGGCAAAGCCTTTCCACCTATGTCGGTGGCCGGGTGAGCTCGAAGCTCGGCGCGATGTCCGGCGTGAAGACCGACGTCGGCTTCATCACCACGTCGGACGGTCGTGAATTGACCTTTTGCCTGATGGCAAACGGGCTCGATCCCGCGCTCGGGTTTTGGCCGCTGCGCGACAAGCTGTTGCTGGCAGTGGCGTCGGCGGGTTCGGAGTGA